The genomic window GGCTATGTTGTTGTTGCGTAGTTACAGAATGATATATTGAGTCGCTTTAGCATTGTCAGTAAGTCAGTATTAccaatttttgatttttttttcatactagTTCTTATGTACGATAATAGAAGTACTTCAGGTATTGTGCAATTGTTGATGCAATTCTCAAGGGTGAAAGACTTCTGAGCAGGGGCTCGGTTCTTATGGTAACGTCTCCTCTGATGATTTGCAGGTTGCATGAAGCAGCAAGCTTCTATCAGCGTGCCTTGCTGGCAAATGCTCTTACTAGTGCTCTCCGACTACACCAAAGGCTCCCGCACTTTCAGCTTAGCAGGGCATTCCTGGCCCAGGCTTTGCTGGAGGACAGCTGCCACTACCTGTTGTACTCTCTTATCTTTGTGAATTCCTACCCTGTTACAAGTATCCTTTGCTTGTGTCATCCtggtaatgtttttaaatatcttaaaaCCTGGATTCTTTCCATCACttgtttaatgatttttaaaaaataatttaaaatagaacGTTGGCTTTTCTTAGAACATACTCTATGTGAAATAGGAGAGGCTTATGTTGATTGATCCATATCCAGGTTAATCACCTCTGTAACTAGTGCACTAGGAGCCAGCAGTTTCTGGCTTCTAGTATTTTCCTGAGACTTAAGTTCAGCATATTTTATTACTAGTCTCACGTGATCCTTTCAGAGAAGTTGATAGCTTTCGTTTATTACCAGTACAGGGTTCACATACAGCTCCTTACTGCAAGTAGAGCGTGTAAAGATGCAATTTTTCCATAAGAGGTCTTTCAGGCACATTACTAGGCAGATCAAGTCTGCAAAAAGGACTTACTCCTGTGGCTCTTCAAAGCTGATGTTTAAGAAGTAGCTCTTCTTTGTGCAGTTTTGTATGTGTATGCTTAATGTCCTACTCTGGCAGAGGAATGTCTGTGTTCTTGCACTCTAAAATCTgaactgctggcagctgcaTGTTCTTTAGTgatgaaatgcattttacagCCTCTGTTTATAAAACTGTGATGACTACATATATATGATAGACTTTAAGTAGTAGCCTTATGTGTCTTTCATGTAGAAAGAATACAGTTCAATGGAAACGCACGGTGTATAATAATGCAAGTTGTACTTTCACGTATGTACGTACACGCTGATTTTAAAGCTGATAAAAATGCGTAGCAAAGAAAAGATGTAAGAAGAAAAGGGCACAGCTATAAATGCAGCCTTAGACATAGACATGTCTTAATCAAGTATTACTCATTCTATCCAACCTCTTGCAAAGAGCCATCACTTGTGTGTTAGCATAATATCGTGGAGAAATTATGCACTTCTGCAGCCTTTAATTTTCCTTATCGCTTGCTTCAGTGAGTATTTTCCCAGTTCTGCTATTCTCTTTGCTTCATGCTGCCACATACACAAAGAAGGTTCTTGATGTAAGTATGATTTGGTATATAATTAATACTGGTGGTGTGTTTGGGGCTTATGAGCAGGTTTGGGAGTTGCAGCTATGATTTCCTTCAGTTATGTTAGAGGAGTTAGTGAAATTGCAGTGTGGAATCCCAGCAGAGAATTTGAAAAGTcttctggtttgttttgctcCTTCTGCTACGACTTGATAATAATATACTGGAGTTGatgctaattatttttcttcagatgggTTTCTTTGAAGGAAGCAACTACTGTGTATCAGTGGAGTATAAACTTCTCAACGTCTTCTCAATGTCTATAAACTTCATAGCACAGTCCATGTGCTATAAAGTTTAATGTTCTATATCAGCAGTTAAATAACAAACTTCAGGGTGAGGCTAGGAAGCACAGTAGTATTTGCCAGGTGAACCTGATGCTCAGTATACTGTCTTGAACAGCTTTATATAGCTCCAACCTCCTAACTAGGCCATATTGCTACCATAGGCACTTCATCCTAGTGGACTGAAGAATAAGGCTGTTGGCTAGCGCTGTGTAGTTGGACCTGAAATGGGTGGATGAGGGATTTGCAACACTTCACGTTTTTAATTGAACTTCATACTTCTATGACTCCTGAGATTGTTAATGATTATCCTAATACGGGTTCTACGCTTTCAGTGGTTTTCTTTGCAATACTGATCTCAATCCCTTTTAAAGGATCTAGTCCTAAAGTGACAGAGGGAGTCATAAATGGTAAACGttaatgttttgatttctttttgctaGAGAAGATCAGTATAACCTGTATGTTTTCTggcacttttttcttctttaaaggcACGAGGTTCGAATAGTCTGCCCTTTCTGAGAAACCTTTTAGAGAAACTGAATGCTAATCAGCAGAATATTCTAAAATTCATTGCTTGCAATGAAATTTTTCTGATGCCAGCTACAGTTTTCATGCTCTTCAGGTAAGAAttgtcataaatatttttacaatgaGAAACTTTCTACCCAAGTATGTTTTGCTGTGGGTTACAAGGATCTCAGTTTGTGATAGTTTAAGGCTTGAACTTAGTTTATTTGATTCTTTGATGTTGCAGTTGATGCATTGTGAAATCAAACAGCATTCATTCTGATACAGAAACAACTCAATTTCATAGAATGAGTGACGTTGGATTGAATCCAAGTTTTTCCACTTCTATAACTTAAGCGTACCTATGTAGTTTAGTAAGTATAATGTTGGTCAGTGTAATCGAATATTGATCTTTAGCCTCACTGAAGGTGTCTGTTCACTCTTATTTTTGGTTATTGGATCACAGAAGGTTAAGTGGCATAGAATTTCATTGTGCTAGAAGCATACAAGCAGGAGTGGGTTATATCTTCTCCCATGTTATTTCTCACCAGAGACCTTTGCCTCTTtctaattcattatttttgccCACTGTGTCTGTGCAGCCTGTTGAATTCATTTTAGGGCTCTTAAGATTGCAACTTCAGTAGGATTCCAACATGTACAAAGATATAACGACCTGAAAATCACTGAAGTTTGAGTTATTGCCTTTTAATATTTGGAGAGGGATTAATGCCCTTTGTTCTGTGTATGCCATTGCACAGTGAGAGCATTTGTCCTGAGGGGTCTCAAAGACAGCAGAAGGAAGGCTTTATGTTCCTGGAAGTTGACAGAAACATAATTTGTCTGCATCTTATGACATGTCAGCTGAACCCTTCAGTGCTTCAGCTCTGATAGATTCTATTACGCTTTAAGGCAACTTACCAGCTGACAGATACTTGAATGTTAGATACTGGATACAGAGAGTGCTTTACAACTTCGGggagatctgttttttttttttttttctctatggaAAACTTAGCACGTGAAGTGTAGCTACTTGGTAAGCTACCTAGTAGATTCTGAAGCTTTTAAGAGATCGTATACCAAATGTTAAAATAGTATAAAAGTTAGATGAAACTACAGTGAAAATTTTGTTCTTCAAGCTGCTAAGCATATTAAATTGCTTGTAAATATTATACAGATGAAAGACTTGGagtcaagagttggacttgatgatccttaagggtcccttccaactcaggatattctatgattctatgacttctCCCCTGCCCTTGTAGCCCATCTCccttttcactttattttttatattctggCTAAAGATACCGTTCATATTTGAAGGAGCTAGCTACTGGTGCTGCGATGCAGTGTACAATTTGACACAATTTTAATATTGTGTTATATAAAGAAGCTTCAGTCAATTAAACTCAAGgtatttctctattttgtgAATGGTTTGCAGTACTGTCACGTGGAACAGCAGCTTTGTAAGGTATAAAGACCTAATTTCAGAGTAACTAAATCAGTTTGATATGTTTAAGTGTTATATCTCAAAACGTACGgtttccattgttttctgaatttttaataaaaaagatagTACAAATATAGTCCAGACTCTCAAAGTGCTATGCTTAGGGCTGGAAGAGTTAACTGTAACACAGGAGTACTACTGTCAGCCAATGTCCATACTTGTCCAGCATTAGTTTTCTTAATACTAGACTGGCCTCGCTGTCACTTTGGTTAGTCTTAGTCACCAGAAGTGAGGTGTATAGAATGTTTACAtataaaacaaatgtgaaaactGTAATACTGCATTTCTGTAAGTCTTTTGCCTTTGTTAAGGCATGTTTATGTACATATTTTGTTGTCAGATCTAGATTATCTGAATAAATATGGCCATAGCCTgtctttttttcactgaaatagttttcttgcttttattatgGGAAATCCTGACCTTTTTAAAACTGGTATTAAGCTCTGcttctctgttctctttcaGTGGTCAGGGGAGTCTGCTCCAGCCGTTCATTTACTATAGGTTTCTAACATTACGCTACTCCTCCCGGCGAAATCCATACTGTCGGTAAGCATTAAATTGATTTTGGAAGTTAGTATTTAATGATGTAGTGTTCAGGCATtcagaattttttctttctgcaatggATGCATAACTCTTAATAGTAAATGTGCAAATGGTAACTGTAGAATACAGAATATACCTTGgatagctttaaaaacaaacaaacaaacaaaaactaaaaaccaCAAAATGTGTCAAAACCCTACCACACCTGATTCAAGGTCATGCTTATTTTATGTAGGTGAACTTTCCTGGAGTGTAGTACCATCATTGAATAGGAGTTTTCAAAACATGCTTGTATAATTAAAACTGTGCTTTGGGGAAAATAAGTTTGGAAGAAGAAAGTCTTTTTCATTGTTCTGCAACCACTTATCAGAACGACATCCTTATTTTTAGGTTCCATGCCTATCTAGGACTAATCATACGTGAGAATAGACGCTTACAAACTTGTTTGATATACATCAACTGAAGAAGTAAAAGATCTTAAATATGTATGATCTAAAACATGTTAATTACCTCCTTTAGTTAGATTTGTAAATCAGCTTTATTATAATTGAAATAAAGCCTTATTGATTAGCATTGGCTTGACCAGCTTCCATTgctttaaattttgaaattataaatatttctatgaGGTTTTGATCAGGTCaatgctttcttgttttttttttctcatgacaaGTTTTGCATAACGTTAGATTTCATGAATGTACTTTCCAGTCTGATAACTGTCTGATTAGAAAAAGGCTTGATAAAGTACCAAGGGAGCAGCCTTGATGCTGTGGTATGCCAAGACAGGTCAGAGAATCATAAGCTTGATTGCTTCCTATTACCTACTATTTTGTAAGAAATCAGTTGTTCAGTcttatgtgtatttttttaacaacaaatttatgaatgcactttattttttttggttaaaaaaaaatatacatatttgttTGGTTGTGCACTAAGAATAACTTCATGGAATCAGAGAATGTTTTGGCTTGGAAGAGATCTTTAAGGATCATTTTGTTCCAGCCTCcctgcagggacaccttccactagaccaggttgcccaaacaAACTGTTCTCCCAGTTGTTTGATGGTATTTCTGTAGTTTTAAGTGAGGATACTGttataagttttttttgttgttgttttttgtttttttttcatttctcaggtTTGTCTCTTTAAGAGTTTGTTCTAGAGTGCGATGTTCTTGCATTCAAGTCACATTCTAGTCAGAAACAGCACTAACACACCACTTCCATTGCCTCCCAAACTCTTATGGTACTTCTGAAAAAGCATCACTCCTCTGTCCTGCCTTCCCCCagtgtggtgtgttttttttccttgaatatgggattttatttttctgctgtttccgTGTCCTTCAATGGAAGTGGCTGAATTAAAgttgattaaaaatattaatgtttaaaGTACAAGAAATCTGAAGCTCTTGCAAGATGCTGCAACACTGAGTTGATATCACTTCTAGTTAGCAAGTTCTATATATGTGTTATCTAAGTttgtttatttagaaaataaagtcaCTTATTTAGATAAATTAGAGTTAGATTTAGAGTTTAGATTTAGTCATTTAGATATGAGTTCTGGTAAATGCTATAGCATTTTTAATACAATGTTTAAGTAtgattaaatcttttt from Anas acuta chromosome 4, bAnaAcu1.1, whole genome shotgun sequence includes these protein-coding regions:
- the TMEM33 gene encoding transmembrane protein 33, producing the protein MADSTQNGPMQGGAGGGAVQFLMANKLDTAMWISRLFTVYCSALFVLPLLGLHEAASFYQRALLANALTSALRLHQRLPHFQLSRAFLAQALLEDSCHYLLYSLIFVNSYPVTMSIFPVLLFSLLHAATYTKKVLDARGSNSLPFLRNLLEKLNANQQNILKFIACNEIFLMPATVFMLFSGQGSLLQPFIYYRFLTLRYSSRRNPYCRTLFTELRIVVEHLIMKPSCPVFVRRLCLSSISFISRLAPTAA